Proteins encoded together in one Paracidovorax wautersii window:
- the erpA gene encoding iron-sulfur cluster insertion protein ErpA, with amino-acid sequence MSAVAEIAPTEMPAPILFTDSAAAKVADLIAEEGNPDLKLRVFVQGGGCSGFQYGFTFDEITNEDDTTMTKNGVSLLIDAMSYQYLVGAEIDYKEDLQGAQFVIKNPNATTTCGCGSSFSA; translated from the coding sequence ATGAGTGCCGTAGCCGAAATCGCCCCCACCGAAATGCCCGCCCCCATTCTGTTCACCGACAGCGCTGCTGCCAAGGTGGCGGATCTGATCGCCGAAGAGGGCAATCCTGACCTGAAGCTGCGCGTCTTCGTGCAAGGTGGCGGCTGCTCGGGCTTCCAGTACGGCTTCACGTTCGACGAGATCACGAACGAGGACGACACCACCATGACCAAGAATGGCGTCTCCCTGCTGATCGACGCCATGAGCTACCAGTACCTGGTGGGCGCCGAGATCGACTACAAGGAAGACCTGCAGGGTGCGCAGTTCGTGATCAAGAACCCGAACGCCACCACCACCTGCGGCTGCGGCTCGAGCTTCTCGGCCTGA
- the mdtD gene encoding multidrug transporter subunit MdtD has protein sequence MSASALSPIPPGPPVDPQDRRILLWIVAVGFFMQTLDATIVNTALPAMAASLGESPLRMQSVIVAYSLTMAMLIPASGWLADRFGTRKVFLFAIAVFSLGSLACALSRHVNELVAARVLQGLGGALLLPVGRLAVLRTFPRGEFLEAMSFVAIPGLIGPLLGPTLGGWLVQSASWHWVFLINLPVGLIGLVATARYMPNLRAPRVDGFDLAGYVLLAFGMVSISLAIEAAGWLGRGGAAALGVGGLVALVVYWLHAGRHAQPLYSPQLFRVRTLSVGLLGNLFCRLGSGAMPFLIPVSLQVLLQYPPLYAGLMMLPAALAGMGMKRLATPLIRRHGYRTVLVANTIALGLLMASFALRQPDWPLALQVVQLAAFGAVNSLQFTAMNTITLKDLDGASASSGNGLLSMVQMLAMSLGVAVAGAVLSEWSQAYGGAQVPGAVAHAFQSTFLTVGFITVVSAAVFWQLPQEARTPPREGPEVSGQG, from the coding sequence ATGTCCGCTTCTGCCCTCTCTCCGATTCCGCCCGGGCCGCCCGTCGACCCGCAGGACCGTCGCATCCTGCTGTGGATCGTGGCCGTCGGCTTCTTCATGCAGACGCTGGACGCGACCATCGTCAACACCGCGCTGCCGGCCATGGCGGCCAGCCTGGGCGAGAGCCCGCTGCGCATGCAGTCGGTGATCGTCGCCTACTCGCTCACCATGGCGATGCTGATCCCGGCCTCGGGCTGGCTGGCGGACCGCTTCGGCACGCGCAAGGTGTTCCTGTTCGCGATCGCCGTCTTCTCGCTGGGTTCGCTGGCCTGCGCGCTGTCGCGGCATGTGAACGAGCTGGTGGCGGCGCGGGTGCTGCAGGGGCTGGGCGGCGCGCTGCTGCTGCCCGTGGGGCGATTGGCGGTGCTGCGCACCTTCCCGCGCGGCGAGTTCCTGGAGGCGATGAGCTTCGTCGCCATTCCCGGCTTGATCGGCCCGCTGCTCGGGCCCACGCTGGGCGGCTGGCTGGTGCAGAGCGCCTCGTGGCACTGGGTGTTCCTCATCAACCTGCCGGTGGGCCTGATCGGGCTGGTGGCCACGGCGCGCTACATGCCCAACCTGCGGGCGCCGCGCGTGGATGGGTTCGATCTGGCGGGCTATGTGCTGCTGGCCTTCGGCATGGTGTCGATCTCGCTGGCCATCGAGGCGGCCGGCTGGCTGGGCCGGGGTGGCGCGGCCGCTTTGGGCGTGGGCGGGCTGGTGGCGCTGGTGGTGTACTGGCTGCACGCCGGCCGCCATGCGCAGCCGCTGTACTCGCCGCAGCTGTTCCGCGTGCGCACGCTGTCGGTAGGCCTGCTGGGCAACCTGTTCTGCCGGCTGGGCAGCGGGGCGATGCCGTTCCTGATCCCGGTGTCGCTGCAGGTGCTGCTGCAGTATCCGCCGCTGTACGCGGGCCTGATGATGCTGCCCGCGGCGCTGGCCGGCATGGGCATGAAGCGCCTGGCCACGCCGCTGATCCGGCGCCACGGCTACCGCACGGTGCTGGTGGCCAACACCATCGCGCTGGGGCTGCTGATGGCCAGCTTCGCGCTGCGCCAGCCGGACTGGCCGCTGGCTCTGCAGGTGGTGCAGCTGGCGGCGTTCGGGGCGGTGAACTCGCTGCAGTTCACGGCCATGAACACCATCACGCTCAAGGACCTGGATGGCGCCAGTGCCAGCAGCGGCAACGGCCTGTTGTCCATGGTGCAGATGCTGGCCATGAGCCTGGGCGTGGCCGTGGCCGGCGCCGTGCTGTCGGAATGGAGCCAGGCCTATGGCGGCGCGCAGGTGCCGGGGGCGGTGGCGCATGCCTTCCAGTCCACCTTTTTGACGGTGGGCTTCATCACGGTGGTGTCGGCCGCCGTGTTCTGGCAACTACCGCAGGAGGCCCGCACGCCGCCGCGCGAGGGGCCGGAGGTGTCGGGCCAGGGCTGA
- a CDS encoding polymer-forming cytoskeletal protein, with amino-acid sequence MKSLIAQGTRVNGDVLFADGIRIDGEVVGDVRAVPDVPSILVVSESAKVQGALHAVHVIINGTVEGPVHATELLELQPKARITGNVHYKALEMHQGGVISGQMCPATALLEDKPTLKLASNAT; translated from the coding sequence ATCAAGAGCCTGATCGCCCAGGGCACCCGCGTCAATGGCGATGTGCTGTTCGCCGACGGCATCCGTATCGACGGCGAGGTGGTGGGCGATGTGCGCGCCGTGCCCGACGTGCCCAGCATCCTGGTGGTCTCGGAGTCGGCGAAGGTGCAGGGCGCCCTGCACGCCGTCCATGTGATCATCAACGGCACGGTCGAGGGACCGGTCCACGCCACGGAGCTGCTCGAATTGCAGCCCAAGGCGCGCATCACCGGCAACGTGCACTACAAGGCCCTTGAAATGCATCAGGGCGGCGTGATCTCCGGACAGATGTGTCCGGCCACGGCGCTGCTGGAAGATAAACCCACACTGAAGTTAGCGTCTAACGCGACCTGA
- a CDS encoding anhydro-N-acetylmuramic acid kinase — translation MLSSDLTATDRYIGLMSGTSLDGVDGALVELDGTRLRVTGFESAALPEALKAELLALNTSGADELHRAALAANALTAIYAEVVQRLLEGAQLAPADIRAIGAHGQTVRHRPGLFDGTGYTLQLNQPALLAERTGIAVVADFRSRDVAAGGQGAPLVPAFHQAVFGRPGATVCVLNIGGIANVSMLGADGQVTGFDCGPGNALMDHWCERHTGQPYDGDGAWAAQGQVLPALLNALMAEPYLQQPPPKSTGRDLFHPAWLDAHLQRHRDAAPVDVQATLTEFTALSAAQSVLEHGRAATQLAVCGGGARNGHLMRRLAALLPGVQVGPTDDHGLPAQQVEAAAFAWLALQTLHGLPGNLPQVTGAHGPRVLGAVYPA, via the coding sequence ATGCTTTCCTCCGACCTGACTGCCACCGATCGCTACATCGGCCTGATGTCGGGCACCTCGCTGGATGGTGTCGATGGGGCGTTGGTCGAGCTTGACGGCACGCGGCTGCGGGTGACCGGCTTCGAGTCGGCGGCGCTGCCCGAGGCGTTGAAGGCGGAATTGCTGGCGCTCAACACCAGCGGAGCCGATGAGCTGCACCGCGCGGCCTTGGCCGCCAATGCCTTGACGGCGATCTACGCCGAGGTGGTGCAGCGCCTGCTGGAGGGCGCACAACTCGCGCCAGCCGACATCCGGGCCATCGGCGCGCATGGCCAGACCGTGCGGCACCGGCCTGGCCTGTTCGACGGCACGGGCTACACGCTGCAGCTCAACCAGCCCGCGCTGCTGGCCGAGCGCACCGGCATCGCCGTGGTGGCCGATTTCCGCAGCCGCGACGTGGCCGCGGGCGGCCAGGGCGCGCCGCTGGTGCCGGCCTTCCACCAGGCTGTGTTCGGCCGGCCGGGCGCCACCGTGTGCGTGCTCAACATCGGCGGTATCGCCAACGTGAGCATGCTGGGCGCGGACGGCCAAGTGACGGGCTTCGACTGCGGCCCCGGCAATGCGCTGATGGACCACTGGTGCGAGCGCCATACCGGCCAGCCCTACGACGGCGATGGCGCCTGGGCGGCCCAGGGCCAGGTGCTGCCCGCGCTGCTGAACGCCCTGATGGCCGAGCCCTACCTGCAGCAACCGCCGCCCAAAAGCACGGGGCGCGACCTGTTCCACCCGGCCTGGCTCGATGCCCACCTGCAGCGCCATCGCGACGCGGCGCCGGTGGACGTTCAGGCCACGCTGACCGAGTTCACCGCCCTCAGCGCCGCGCAGAGCGTGCTCGAACATGGGCGGGCCGCCACCCAGCTGGCCGTGTGCGGCGGCGGGGCCCGCAACGGCCACCTGATGCGCCGCCTGGCCGCGCTGCTGCCGGGCGTGCAGGTGGGCCCCACCGACGACCATGGCCTGCCCGCCCAGCAGGTCGAGGCGGCAGCCTTCGCCTGGCTCGCGCTCCAGACGCTGCACGGCCTGCCGGGCAATCTGCCCCAGGTGACCGGCGCACACGGCCCGCGGGTGCTGGGCGCGGTCTACCCGGCTTGA